One region of Flavobacterium pisciphilum genomic DNA includes:
- the atpA gene encoding F0F1 ATP synthase subunit alpha, translating into MAEIKPAEISAILRKQVEGFESGATLEEVGTVLQVGDGIARIYGLSNVQYGELVEFENGLEAIVLNLEEDNVGVVLLGPSTGIKEGSTAKRTQRIASLKVGEQMVGRVVNTLGFPIDGKGPIGGTLYEMPLERKAPGVIFRQPVTEPLQTGIKAVDAMIPVGRGQRELVIGDRQTGKSTVCLDTILNQKEFYDAGKPVFCIYVAIGQKASTVAGIAKMLEEKGAMAYTVIVAANASDPAPMQVYAPFAGAAIGEYFRDSGRPALIVYDDLSKQAVAYREVSLLLRRPPGREAYPGDVFYLHSRLLERACKVIADNGIAKNMNDLPDSIKSIVKGGGSLTALPIIETQAGDVSAYIPTNVISITDGQIFLDGDLFNSGVRPAINVGISVSRVGGNAQIKSMKKVSGTLKLDQAQFRELEAFAKFGSDLDSVTLNVIEKGKRNVEILKQGLNDPYTVENQVAIIYAGSKNLLKSVPVNKVKEFEADFLAYLNTKHKDTLNALKAGKLDDNITDVIEKVAKEISAKYN; encoded by the coding sequence ATGGCGGAAATCAAACCTGCTGAAATTTCAGCAATATTAAGAAAGCAAGTAGAAGGTTTTGAATCTGGTGCTACGCTAGAAGAAGTAGGAACAGTACTTCAAGTTGGAGATGGTATTGCTCGTATTTACGGGTTATCAAATGTACAATACGGTGAGTTAGTTGAATTTGAAAACGGACTTGAAGCTATTGTATTGAACCTTGAAGAAGATAATGTTGGTGTGGTACTTTTAGGACCATCAACAGGAATCAAAGAAGGATCAACTGCAAAAAGAACACAACGTATTGCTTCTCTTAAAGTAGGTGAGCAAATGGTAGGACGTGTAGTGAACACTCTTGGTTTTCCAATTGATGGAAAAGGACCAATTGGAGGAACTTTATACGAAATGCCTTTAGAAAGAAAAGCACCAGGAGTTATCTTCCGTCAACCAGTAACTGAACCATTACAAACAGGTATTAAAGCTGTTGATGCTATGATCCCAGTTGGACGTGGACAACGTGAGCTTGTAATTGGTGACCGTCAAACAGGGAAATCTACTGTTTGTTTGGATACTATCTTAAACCAAAAAGAATTTTACGATGCAGGAAAACCTGTATTCTGTATATATGTTGCAATTGGGCAAAAAGCTTCAACTGTAGCAGGAATTGCTAAAATGTTAGAAGAAAAAGGAGCAATGGCTTATACAGTTATTGTTGCAGCAAATGCTTCTGATCCAGCTCCAATGCAAGTTTACGCTCCTTTCGCAGGTGCTGCAATTGGGGAATATTTTAGAGATTCAGGTCGTCCAGCACTTATTGTTTATGATGATTTATCTAAACAAGCTGTTGCTTACCGTGAGGTTTCTCTTTTATTAAGAAGACCACCGGGACGTGAGGCATACCCTGGAGACGTTTTCTACTTACACAGTAGATTATTAGAGCGTGCTTGTAAAGTAATTGCAGATAATGGAATTGCTAAAAACATGAACGATTTACCAGATTCTATTAAGTCAATCGTAAAAGGTGGTGGTTCATTAACTGCTTTACCAATTATCGAAACTCAAGCTGGTGACGTTTCTGCATATATCCCAACAAACGTAATCTCGATTACTGATGGTCAAATTTTCCTTGATGGAGATTTGTTCAACTCAGGAGTACGTCCTGCTATTAACGTAGGTATCTCAGTATCTCGTGTTGGAGGTAATGCACAAATTAAATCAATGAAAAAAGTATCAGGTACTTTAAAATTAGATCAAGCACAATTCCGTGAATTGGAAGCTTTTGCTAAATTTGGTTCTGATCTTGATTCTGTTACTTTAAACGTAATTGAAAAAGGTAAAAGAAACGTTGAAATCTTGAAACAAGGTTTAAATGATCCTTATACTGTAGAAAATCAAGTAGCTATTATTTATGCAGGTTCTAAAAACTTATTAAAAAGTGTTCCTGTAAATAAAGTAAAAGAATTTGAAGCAGATTTCTTAGCATACCTTAACACTAAGCATAAAGATACTCTTAATGCTTTAAAAGCTGGTAAGTTAGATGACAACATTACAGATGTTATCGAAAAAGTAGCAAAAGAAATTTCAGCAAAATATAACTAA
- a CDS encoding F0F1 ATP synthase subunit B: MQLTSPESLIFWTTTIFIVFFILLAKFAWKPILGAVKSREESINEALAAAEAARREMQNLTADNERILKEARAERDAMLKEAREMKEQIIAESKNEAQEQGQKLIAQAKAAIENEKNAAMAELKSQVSTLSLSIAEKLLKDELSSKESQTKLVEKMLDDVKLN, from the coding sequence ATGCAATTAACTTCACCAGAAAGTTTAATTTTTTGGACAACAACTATCTTTATTGTTTTCTTCATTCTTTTGGCAAAATTTGCTTGGAAACCTATTTTGGGTGCAGTAAAAAGCCGTGAAGAATCTATTAATGAAGCATTAGCAGCTGCAGAAGCAGCTCGTAGAGAAATGCAGAATTTAACTGCTGATAACGAGCGTATCTTAAAAGAAGCTCGTGCTGAACGTGATGCGATGCTAAAAGAAGCTCGCGAAATGAAAGAGCAAATTATAGCTGAATCTAAAAATGAAGCACAAGAGCAAGGTCAAAAATTAATTGCCCAAGCTAAAGCAGCTATTGAAAATGAAAAGAATGCAGCTATGGCTGAATTGAAATCACAAGTTTCAACTTTATCATTAAGCATTGCTGAAAAACTATTGAAAGATGAATTATCTAGCAAAGAATCTCAAACTAAATTAGTTGAGAAAATGTTAGATGACGTAAAGTTAAACTAA
- the atpH gene encoding ATP synthase F1 subunit delta, protein MASTRAAIRYAKAILDLANSKGVAEVVNNDMKSIASTIDTNAELSTFIQSPTIKVEVKESALLEVFTTVNGVTKGLFHLLFENKRFEILEAIALEYVKLFDENNGVEVATVTTAIPMDAALEAKVLAKIATLSDKKITIENNVDASIIGGFILRIGDKQYNASVANRLQVLKRELSN, encoded by the coding sequence ATGGCAAGTACAAGAGCAGCAATTCGTTATGCAAAAGCAATTCTGGACTTAGCAAACTCTAAAGGTGTTGCCGAAGTTGTTAATAACGACATGAAATCAATTGCTTCGACAATTGACACAAATGCAGAATTGAGTACCTTTATTCAAAGCCCAACTATTAAAGTTGAAGTTAAAGAAAGTGCTCTTTTAGAAGTTTTTACAACTGTAAATGGTGTAACCAAAGGGTTATTTCATTTATTGTTTGAAAACAAAAGATTCGAAATTCTAGAAGCAATTGCACTAGAATACGTTAAATTATTTGATGAAAATAATGGTGTTGAAGTAGCTACAGTTACAACAGCCATTCCTATGGATGCTGCTTTAGAAGCTAAAGTTTTAGCTAAAATTGCAACATTATCAGATAAGAAAATTACAATTGAAAATAACGTAGATGCTTCAATTATTGGAGGATTTATTTTAAGAATAGGTGATAAGCAATATAATGCATCTGTTGCAAACAGATTACAAGTATTAAAAAGAGAGTTAAGTAATTAG
- the atpE gene encoding ATP synthase F0 subunit C produces the protein MVLAGIGAGLAVIGAGLGIGKIGGSAMDAIARQPEAAGKIQTAMIIAAALIEGVALFAVVVALITNA, from the coding sequence ATGGTATTAGCTGGAATCGGAGCTGGATTAGCTGTAATTGGTGCAGGTCTTGGTATTGGAAAAATTGGTGGTTCTGCAATGGACGCTATCGCTCGTCAACCAGAAGCTGCTGGAAAAATCCAGACTGCTATGATTATTGCTGCTGCACTTATTGAAGGTGTTGCACTTTTCGCAGTAGTTGTTGCGTTAATCACAAACGCATAA